One window of the Mixophyes fleayi isolate aMixFle1 chromosome 6, aMixFle1.hap1, whole genome shotgun sequence genome contains the following:
- the LOC142095254 gene encoding ketosamine-3-kinase-like produces MEALLKKELNCSQVKPSGHSGGGCISQGQSYDTDKGRFFVKINHKSEARKMFNGEMASLEAIHQTQTIRVPKPMKVIDQPSSGALLVMEHLDMKSLNRCSAKLGEELADLHLHNQRLKERMAKESGIVGKGPGQSDVQYIGKFGFHTVTCCGYLPLVNDWQDDWVTFYTRQRIQHQMDLLDASSGNREARELWAQLQLKVPQLFAGIEIVPSLLHGDLWGGNVAELDTGPVIFDPACFYGHSEFELAIAGMFGGFGSSFYSAYHAKIPKAPGFDKRLKFYQLFHYLNHWNHFGSSYKGSSLSIMNGLLR; encoded by the exons ATGGAAGCCTTACTGAAGAAGGAGTTGAATTGCTCCCAAGTGAAGCCGTCCGGCCACTCAGGAGGAGGCTGCATCAGCCAGGGACAGAGCTATGACACTGATAAGGGACGGTTCTTTGTCAAGATCAACCACAAGTCCGAG GCAAGGAAGATGTTCAATGGAGAGATGGCGAGCCTGGAAGCCATTCACCAAACACAAACCATCAGGGTTCCTAAACCCATGAAGGTCATAGACCAGCCATCATCTGGAGCTTTGCTTGTCATGGAACACCTAGACATGAAAAGCCTCAACAG aTGCTCCGCAAAGCTGGGAGAAGAGCTGGCAGATCTTCATCTTCATAACCAGAGGCTAAAGGAGAGGATGGCCAAGGAAAGCGGGATTGTGG GCAAAGGACCTGGGCAGTCCGATGTCCAATACATAGGCAAGTTTGGCTTCCATACCGTGACTTGCTGCGGATATCTTCCCTTG GTGAATGATTGGCAGGACGACTGGGTCACCTTCTACACCCGTCAGCGAATCCAGCACCAAATGGACCTGCTTGATGCGTCCTCTGGGAACAGAGAAGCGAGGGAGCTTTGGGCACAGTTACAG CTGAAGGTCCCACAACTATTTGCTGGAATTGAGATTGTGCCGTCTCTACTTCACGGAGATCTGTGGGGAGGGAACGTGGCAGAGCTAGACACGGGACCGGTGATATTTGACCCTGCATGTTTCTACGGCCATTCCGAGTTCGAGCTGGCAATTGCCGGTATGTTTGGAGGCTTCGGATCTTCCTTTTACTCTGCGTACCATGCGAAGATTCCCAAAGCTCCTGGCTTCGACAAACGGCTGAAGTTCTACCAGCTGTTCCATTATCTGAACCACTGGAACCATTTTGGGAGCAGCTATAAAGGGTCATCGCTGAGCATCATGAACGGCCTTCTAAGGTAG